GCTGATATACTGCACTTTGTTTTGTATCAGGTAAAAGCATCATTACTACATCGCTTTGCTTTGCTGCCTCTGCAACTTCATATACCTTTAACCCTTCTGCCTCTGCTTTTTCCCATGATCTACTGCCATTATATAGCCCCACTACTACATCTACTCCACTATCTCTAAGATTTAAAGCATGTGCATGTCCTTGGCTTCCATAACCTATTATCGCAACTTTTTTTCCTTTCAATAATTCTAAATTGGTATCTTTGTCATAATACATTTTTGTCATTTTAATTTACCTCCCTTATTTCATATATATCAATAATTTTTTCCATTTGATTTATTACTTGCTTTACTCCAAGTCCTTCATTTTCATAGATAGTTATTATTAAATCTGAACAACATCTATTTGATGTTGAAGTCATACTAATATCTTTTATATTAAACTCTTTTTTCCTCAAAATATTAGTAACTCTTACTAACGAATCTAAACCATTTTTAAGTTGAGCTTTAATTGTTTTTTGCATAACTTAACCTCCCTTTTTAGATGTTTTTATAATTATCTAAATATTAGTATGTACTCTTAACTTATATCAATTTATTTCCAAAACATTTTGGTTTCTTAACTATATAAAAAATCTTCCATCCTTATATACATAAATATATATGTATATAGGGACGAAAGATTACTCTGCGCGTTACCACCCTATTTGTAGTCAAAAACTACATCTCTATTCAGGTCAAATTTGAATTCAATCTCATTAAACCTTAGCTGTTTTAACGCCAGCACACGACTTAGTCTAATTGGTATACCGTTCAACTATAGCAGCTCAAGAGTGAGTATTATATACTTACTTTAACACCTGACTCTCACCAAATGTCAGCTCTCTGTAATTAAAATATAGTATTTTTCTCTCCGTCATAGCTTTAAATATTCTTAATATTCTAAATGTTTTTAATGTTTTAAATATTAATCGTTATTATATAATCGTGTAGTTTATTTGTCAATAGTTTTTTTACTTTTTTAATTTAATGTTTTAAATTTATTTGATTATAGCAATCAAAAATATCTTTATATTATCTGATTATTTATTGGCATTCCCGGTGGCACTATTGGTAAAACCATTTCATTTTTGTCTATTAAACATTCTATCATTACTGCTTTATTGTCTTTAAATACACTTACTTCCTCTAATGTTTTTTCTAAATCAGTTATGGTATTTACTTGATAACCTTTTATTCCATAAGCCTGAGCTAATGCTACATAGTTAACCTCTTGCGAGATATTAGTCTCTGAATATCTACTGCCACTAAAAAGTGTTTGCCATTGTCTGACCATTCCTAACGTGCTATTGTTAAATAATATTATAACTACAGGCAAATTATATTTAGAAACTGTACTCAATTCATTACAATTCATTCTAAAACTTCCATCACCAGTTATTAAAAGTACATTCTTATCTGGATTACCTACTTGTGCACCTAATGCAGCACCTAATCCAAAACCCATTGTTCCTAAGCCTCCTGATGTTATAAAGGTTCTTGGTTTACTAAAATCCCAATATTGAGCTGTCCACATTTGATGTTGACCTACATCTGTAGCAATAATTGTATTTTCATTATAGTGTTTTTGTAACGCTTTAAAAATATTTTTAGGAATAAATTGTAAGTCTCTAGTTCCATCTTCTATCTTCCAGCTATTTATCTCTTGAACCCAATCCGCTCTATTCTTCTCTTCAACGTAGTTTAATAACTCATCTAAAACATCCTTCATATCTCCTATTAAAGTTAATTCACTATCTATATTTTTATTTACTTCAGTTTCATCTATATCAATGTGAATTATTTTTGCGTTAGATGCAAAACTGTCTGATTTACCAATTACTCTATCGCTAAATCTAGCCCCAAGAGCTATTATCAAATCGCTATTGTTTACTGCTCGATTAGTTTCTTTAAATCCATGCATCCCGACCATTCCTAATGATAATTCATTATTTCTTGGGAAATTGCCAAGTCCCATTAACGTGTTTACAACTGGTATAGATGTTTTTTCAGCAAAATCTATTAATTTCTTTGAAGAATTTGCTGTTATAACTCCTCCTCCTGCATATATAACAGGTCTCTTAGCATTATTAATCATATTTGCTGCTTTTTTCATATACTTGCTTGTTATTTTTTTTGTATAGCATTCTTCATCATCAGTTTGACCATTGACATACTCAGTCTCTTGTAAAAAAATATCTTTTGGTATATCTATTAACACAGGTCCTGGTCTTCCTGTTTTTGCGATACTAAATGCTTCATTTATAATTTCAGGAAGCTTTATTATATCCTTAACTAAATAGTTATGTTTTGTTAT
This region of Abyssisolibacter fermentans genomic DNA includes:
- a CDS encoding ACT domain-containing protein, encoding MQKTIKAQLKNGLDSLVRVTNILRKKEFNIKDISMTSTSNRCCSDLIITIYENEGLGVKQVINQMEKIIDIYEIREVN
- a CDS encoding NAD(P)-dependent oxidoreductase yields the protein MTKMYYDKDTNLELLKGKKVAIIGYGSQGHAHALNLRDSGVDVVVGLYNGSRSWEKAEAEGLKVYEVAEAAKQSDVVMMLLPDTKQSAVYQQSVKPNLREGDALAFAHGFNIHFNQIVPPKNVDVFMIAPKGPGHLVRRVYTEGKGVPSLVAI
- the ilvB gene encoding biosynthetic-type acetolactate synthase large subunit, coding for MRLNGAEIVLHCLKKQNVDTIFGYPGGAVIPLYDELYKMNNEFNHMRCAHEQGCVHAADGYARSTGNVGVCFVTSGPGATNAVTGIATAYMDSVPLVVIAGQVPTSLLGRDSFQEIDITGITISITKHNYLVKDIIKLPEIINEAFSIAKTGRPGPVLIDIPKDIFLQETEYVNGQTDDEECYTKKITSKYMKKAANMINNAKRPVIYAGGGVITANSSKKLIDFAEKTSIPVVNTLMGLGNFPRNNELSLGMVGMHGFKETNRAVNNSDLIIALGARFSDRVIGKSDSFASNAKIIHIDIDETEVNKNIDSELTLIGDMKDVLDELLNYVEEKNRADWVQEINSWKIEDGTRDLQFIPKNIFKALQKHYNENTIIATDVGQHQMWTAQYWDFSKPRTFITSGGLGTMGFGLGAALGAQVGNPDKNVLLITGDGSFRMNCNELSTVSKYNLPVVIILFNNSTLGMVRQWQTLFSGSRYSETNISQEVNYVALAQAYGIKGYQVNTITDLEKTLEEVSVFKDNKAVMIECLIDKNEMVLPIVPPGMPINNQII